A genomic region of uncultured Roseibium sp. contains the following coding sequences:
- a CDS encoding formyltransferase family protein has translation MEMPDRAADWGEHIPSRHAIGAGLRVLLLASDVPLFACIAAIEEINAARNGPLVLAGVATDAVTDPKARISAGKRLWQHYTPEQCRLSYERTRSYCTDRGIAFFSGSIHASPFRDWMETCKPDIIISAFYGQLVPEEVLRSPRLGAYNVHPSDTQHGIRGPRPFLDTIEAGLKQANGHLGKVVVHELDPGFDEGRVVIETPGLPVHDCDGVLPANPLHIGFKFCLYAYPVLAKALLAALLDNGRDFAPFQIAYSEAVEMELEDYRYSGHIGFSTAPALIRRMRDCLQKNNVGPDR, from the coding sequence ATGGAGATGCCTGACCGCGCGGCCGACTGGGGCGAACATATACCCTCCCGCCATGCCATCGGAGCTGGCCTTCGTGTCCTGTTGCTTGCAAGCGATGTTCCGCTTTTCGCCTGCATAGCCGCGATTGAGGAGATCAACGCGGCGCGTAACGGACCCCTTGTGCTCGCCGGTGTCGCCACGGATGCGGTCACGGATCCGAAAGCGCGCATCAGCGCCGGCAAACGGCTTTGGCAGCACTATACGCCGGAACAATGCAGGCTTTCCTATGAACGAACCCGGTCCTATTGCACTGACCGGGGGATCGCATTCTTCTCCGGTTCCATACACGCATCGCCTTTTCGGGACTGGATGGAAACCTGCAAGCCGGACATCATCATATCCGCATTCTACGGACAGCTCGTTCCCGAAGAAGTCCTGCGCAGCCCAAGACTTGGCGCATACAATGTGCACCCGTCGGACACGCAACACGGAATTCGCGGTCCGCGGCCCTTTCTCGACACGATCGAGGCCGGCCTGAAACAGGCCAACGGACATCTTGGCAAGGTTGTCGTGCATGAGCTGGACCCGGGTTTCGACGAGGGCCGCGTCGTCATCGAAACGCCCGGCCTGCCCGTTCATGATTGCGATGGCGTGCTGCCCGCAAACCCGCTTCACATCGGTTTCAAATTCTGTCTTTACGCATACCCCGTTCTCGCAAAGGCGCTGCTCGCAGCCTTGCTGGACAACGGACGCGACTTCGCACCCTTCCAGATTGCCTATTCGGAAGCGGTCGAAATGGAACTGGAAGACTATCGCTACAGCGGGCATATCGGCTTTTCGACTGCGCCCGCCCTGATCCGGCGCATGCGGGATTGTCTTCAGAAAAACAACGTTGGGCCGGACAGGTAG
- a CDS encoding SIS domain-containing protein: protein MNDTIASPLGDRVERFKLMNAKMAGQVRRTTSYRCLKPYPHAGKNRVRRIVLMGMGCSAVVGDLLRLYLFAEHSHVEARVINDYRLDWYFNEDAIGDPHTVFVLCSYSGSSQEPLIAYDYLSKRTKNIVVWSSGKGGDELEARALADGHAAFQWQLNEEDPEYPLFSAVEFFASATAICRELGILDDTNESLLDRAGTFLADNANPAKAVALAERLAGRDILVLSNPVWDESVVKLIRMYFNEIAMVNIATNLIHEFTHSQIAAVGPTSRRLAILILRTPAGNPFEEDRVEATKTLLAGCPSAANVDIHEFMAPEGPLLDATLHTLHFFATVAAHLSEIDEKPSFELISNASGNPWYNQGSIRDRGDRTRLDGDA, encoded by the coding sequence ATGAACGACACGATTGCCAGCCCGCTGGGTGACAGAGTGGAACGGTTCAAGCTGATGAACGCAAAAATGGCCGGGCAGGTCAGGCGCACCACCAGCTACCGCTGCCTGAAACCCTACCCCCATGCGGGAAAGAACCGGGTCCGGCGCATTGTCCTGATGGGCATGGGGTGTTCCGCGGTGGTCGGAGACCTTTTGCGTCTCTACCTGTTTGCCGAGCACAGCCATGTCGAGGCCCGGGTAATCAATGATTACCGCCTGGACTGGTACTTCAACGAGGACGCGATCGGGGACCCTCACACGGTTTTCGTGCTGTGTTCCTACAGCGGCTCCTCCCAGGAACCGTTGATCGCCTATGATTACCTCTCGAAAAGAACGAAGAACATCGTGGTCTGGTCGTCAGGCAAGGGGGGCGACGAGTTGGAGGCGCGCGCGCTTGCCGACGGCCATGCGGCGTTTCAGTGGCAGTTGAACGAAGAAGACCCGGAATATCCGCTGTTCAGCGCCGTCGAATTCTTTGCCAGCGCGACGGCCATCTGCCGGGAACTCGGCATTCTTGATGATACGAACGAGAGCTTGCTCGACAGGGCGGGCACGTTCCTTGCCGACAACGCAAACCCGGCGAAAGCCGTGGCACTGGCCGAACGCCTGGCCGGGCGCGACATTCTGGTGCTTTCGAACCCGGTGTGGGATGAATCGGTCGTCAAGCTGATCCGGATGTATTTCAACGAAATCGCGATGGTGAACATTGCGACCAATCTCATTCATGAGTTCACGCACAGCCAGATCGCCGCCGTCGGCCCGACATCGCGCCGGCTCGCTATCCTGATCCTGCGCACCCCCGCCGGAAATCCGTTTGAGGAAGATCGCGTCGAGGCGACGAAGACGTTGCTGGCCGGCTGCCCTTCGGCAGCCAATGTCGACATTCACGAGTTCATGGCGCCCGAAGGGCCGCTCCTCGATGCGACGCTGCATACCCTGCATTTCTTCGCAACGGTCGCAGCGCACCTGTCGGAAATCGACGAAAAGCCGTCCTTTGAACTGATTTCCAACGCCTCGGGCAACCCCTGGTACAATCAAGGCTCAATCAGGGACCGGGGAGACCGGACCCGCCTCGATGGAGATGCCTGA
- the argC gene encoding N-acetyl-gamma-glutamyl-phosphate reductase — protein MAARVFIDGEAGTTGLQIRERLAMRRDLELISIPDESRKDPAARAEYLNKADVAILCLPDAAARESVELIENGTTRVIDASSAHRVADGWAYGFAEMEPGQTDVIANAMRVTNPGCWPQGLIASVRPLVAAELLPADFPLTYHGVSGYSGGGKGMIADYEGQGTSANVHVPYGLGFNHKHLPEMTTYGLLASAPLFTPSVGNYYKGMLTVVPLNLAGLERIPTGAQLHAALSDHFAGAANGFVEVTPLETLERADFLDPQAVNDTNVLRLHVFANDARAQAAIIAVYDNLGKGASGAAVQNLNLMLGVDQTTSLAA, from the coding sequence ATGGCCGCGCGCGTGTTCATAGATGGTGAAGCCGGTACGACGGGTCTGCAGATCCGCGAGCGCCTCGCCATGCGCCGCGACCTGGAGCTGATCTCCATTCCGGACGAGAGCAGGAAAGACCCGGCGGCGCGCGCCGAATATCTCAACAAGGCGGATGTTGCCATCCTGTGCCTGCCGGATGCCGCTGCCCGGGAAAGCGTTGAACTGATCGAGAACGGCACCACGCGTGTCATCGACGCCTCCAGCGCACACCGGGTTGCCGATGGCTGGGCCTATGGTTTTGCAGAGATGGAGCCAGGTCAGACGGATGTCATTGCAAACGCCATGCGCGTGACCAATCCGGGCTGCTGGCCCCAGGGCCTGATCGCGTCGGTTCGCCCGCTTGTTGCCGCGGAACTGCTGCCGGCTGATTTTCCGCTGACCTACCATGGCGTTTCGGGATACTCCGGCGGCGGCAAGGGAATGATCGCCGACTACGAGGGACAGGGCACGAGTGCGAATGTCCACGTACCTTACGGGCTTGGCTTCAATCACAAGCACCTGCCGGAAATGACAACCTACGGGCTGCTCGCATCGGCGCCGCTGTTCACGCCTTCGGTCGGCAACTACTACAAGGGGATGCTGACGGTTGTGCCGCTGAATCTTGCCGGCCTCGAGCGGATTCCGACCGGCGCGCAGCTGCATGCGGCGCTGTCCGATCATTTCGCCGGCGCTGCCAACGGGTTCGTCGAGGTGACCCCGCTGGAAACGCTTGAACGTGCGGACTTCCTGGATCCGCAAGCCGTCAACGACACCAATGTGCTGCGTCTGCATGTCTTTGCAAACGATGCGCGCGCGCAGGCGGCCATTATCGCGGTCTACGACAATCTCGGCAAAGGGGCATCCGGTGCGGCGGTCCAGAACCTCAACTTGATGCTCGGCGTCGATCAGACCACGAGCCTCGCGGCCTGA
- a CDS encoding peroxidase-related enzyme (This protein belongs to a clade of uncharacterized proteins related to peroxidases such as the alkylhydroperoxidase AhpD.): MSSKVTALLIDSNEPLNEKTRAYFQLCEEKLGLIPNVLKAYSFDDAKLRAFTDMYNDLMLADCGLTKLEREMIAVAVSAVNSCFYCLTAHGAAVRELSGDPVLGELMVMNYRVAELSDRQRAMLDFAVKLTERPAEILESDRQDLRDAGFSDRDIWDIASVAAFFNMSNRVAAATDMRPNDEYHSRAR, encoded by the coding sequence TTGTCAAGTAAAGTCACGGCCTTGCTAATCGATTCAAACGAACCTTTGAACGAAAAAACCAGGGCTTACTTCCAATTGTGCGAGGAGAAGCTCGGACTGATCCCCAATGTGCTCAAGGCCTATTCCTTTGATGACGCGAAGCTGCGCGCCTTCACCGACATGTACAACGATCTCATGCTGGCGGATTGTGGACTCACCAAACTTGAGAGAGAGATGATTGCCGTTGCGGTATCCGCCGTCAACAGCTGTTTCTACTGTCTGACCGCCCATGGTGCTGCTGTTCGCGAGTTGTCCGGCGATCCGGTGCTCGGCGAGCTGATGGTCATGAACTACCGCGTTGCCGAGCTGAGCGACCGGCAGCGAGCAATGCTCGACTTTGCGGTCAAACTCACCGAACGGCCTGCCGAAATTCTGGAGAGCGACCGGCAGGACCTGCGCGATGCAGGCTTCAGTGACCGGGATATCTGGGACATCGCATCCGTGGCCGCCTTCTTCAATATGAGCAACCGGGTGGCGGCGGCAACCGACATGCGGCCGAATGATGAGTATCACTCAAGGGCGCGTTGA
- a CDS encoding EAL domain-containing protein: MIPAQILDQISDKCTEGLALALACDEDGAIMELQWCNSAFTRITGYGFDDIAGRRGTILIGSSMDQGDHLIIIEKLMNWEHFSVKVRNNRRNGEQYWQKMSWVPLSDAATGNRWWLCSLVELEDRPRTLARRRPYPAMEPDQGQFADFVEKIERLEKENARLHELAKIVAKESNEDALTGLSNRRHFEIELKSWISALKQGGRDFAVFYIDLDRFKSVNDTLGHDAGDRLLISVAGMLRRLTGERDLVARLGGDEFIVLRPLGDSALDISGLADAIVQEMHAPFAFEGKSTFCSASVGVAIANARMESPEQVVADADIALYHAKSQGKGKWSFFTEEMHAEAIATKRLVSDLLIACEKREFVPYFQPLIDAVTGRIVSAEVLVRWVHPRLGLLPPSAFLETAASMGILKRIDEITFAALPDILASFDRAGVELPRVSINISAGRLADPTFIHDIKSSGIDPQRLTVEILESVYLERIGDVVQWTLGELRALGVTIALDDFGTGHASVQGLLKIKPAVLKIDRQFIQPIVADVTARALVASIIGIGKSLGMSIVAEGVETENHAQFASAMGCDFLQGFHFGKPMCADDLQQRLVETGGEFWHPGTERAGIGRIQRFS, encoded by the coding sequence GTGATACCTGCGCAAATACTCGACCAGATTAGCGACAAGTGCACCGAAGGACTGGCACTCGCGCTGGCTTGCGACGAGGACGGCGCCATCATGGAGCTGCAATGGTGTAACAGCGCCTTCACCCGGATCACCGGCTACGGGTTCGATGACATTGCCGGCCGGCGCGGGACGATCCTGATCGGGTCGAGCATGGACCAGGGCGATCACCTGATCATCATCGAGAAGCTGATGAACTGGGAGCATTTCTCCGTCAAGGTACGCAACAATCGCCGGAATGGGGAACAGTACTGGCAGAAGATGAGCTGGGTGCCTCTTTCAGATGCGGCAACCGGCAATCGCTGGTGGCTCTGCTCCCTGGTGGAACTGGAAGACCGGCCCCGAACATTGGCACGGCGAAGACCCTATCCCGCGATGGAGCCGGACCAGGGGCAATTCGCGGACTTTGTCGAGAAGATCGAGCGGCTCGAAAAGGAAAATGCGCGGCTGCACGAACTTGCAAAGATCGTGGCGAAGGAGTCTAACGAGGATGCACTGACCGGGCTCTCCAACCGGCGGCACTTTGAAATCGAGTTGAAGTCCTGGATATCGGCCCTCAAGCAGGGTGGCCGGGATTTTGCAGTCTTCTACATCGACCTTGACCGCTTCAAGTCGGTGAACGACACCCTGGGCCACGATGCCGGAGACCGTTTGCTGATCTCCGTGGCCGGCATGCTGCGGCGGCTGACCGGCGAGAGAGATCTTGTTGCGCGTCTCGGCGGAGACGAGTTCATTGTCCTGAGACCGCTTGGCGACAGCGCTCTCGACATAAGCGGACTGGCAGATGCGATCGTCCAGGAAATGCATGCGCCGTTCGCATTCGAGGGAAAGTCGACCTTCTGCAGTGCAAGCGTCGGGGTTGCCATCGCGAATGCAAGAATGGAGAGCCCGGAGCAGGTTGTCGCGGATGCGGATATCGCACTCTATCACGCGAAGTCGCAAGGCAAGGGCAAGTGGTCCTTCTTTACAGAGGAAATGCATGCCGAGGCGATCGCGACAAAGCGGCTCGTGTCGGACCTGCTGATCGCTTGTGAGAAGCGCGAATTCGTTCCCTATTTCCAACCGCTGATCGACGCTGTCACCGGGAGGATCGTGAGTGCGGAGGTTCTCGTCAGGTGGGTTCATCCCAGGCTCGGCCTTCTGCCGCCCTCCGCATTTCTCGAGACGGCTGCAAGCATGGGCATCCTCAAGAGGATCGATGAAATCACCTTTGCGGCGCTTCCGGACATCCTGGCTTCGTTTGACAGGGCAGGTGTCGAGCTTCCGCGCGTTTCGATCAACATATCCGCCGGGCGGTTGGCGGACCCGACCTTCATCCATGACATCAAGAGTTCCGGGATAGATCCGCAGAGACTGACCGTCGAGATACTTGAATCGGTCTATCTGGAACGGATCGGCGATGTCGTTCAGTGGACGCTTGGCGAACTCAGGGCGCTGGGCGTGACGATCGCGCTCGACGATTTCGGAACCGGTCACGCGTCCGTCCAGGGGCTTTTGAAAATCAAGCCCGCGGTGCTCAAGATCGACCGCCAGTTCATCCAGCCGATCGTTGCGGACGTGACCGCCCGTGCGCTGGTCGCGTCCATCATCGGCATCGGCAAGAGCCTCGGGATGAGCATCGTCGCCGAGGGCGTGGAAACGGAAAACCACGCGCAGTTCGCGAGTGCCATGGGGTGCGATTTTCTGCAAGGGTTTCACTTCGGCAAGCCGATGTGTGCGGACGACCTGCAGCAACGACTGGTCGAAACGGGGGGTGAATTCTGGCATCCCGGAACCGAGCGCGCGGGGATAGGGCGAATCCAGCGGTTCTCCTGA
- a CDS encoding flavodoxin domain-containing protein: protein MNVLIAYATTEGQTDKIAKFMAAALTEEGHEVRFHNVSDLSGGLTVTDYDKVIVAGSVHSGKHQPDLELFAFANRERLNQMPGLLVSVSLAAAFPDTLDEARGYVRTFLEATHWKPAQTILVAGAVKPGNYDWFQKSALLEGDLAGHLNEDLQEMREFTDWETLKRTVTEFTGS from the coding sequence GTGAACGTTCTGATTGCCTATGCAACCACTGAAGGACAGACGGACAAGATCGCCAAGTTCATGGCCGCGGCCTTGACCGAAGAAGGCCACGAGGTGCGGTTTCACAATGTGAGCGATCTGTCCGGCGGACTGACGGTCACCGATTACGACAAGGTGATTGTCGCAGGCTCCGTGCACTCGGGCAAACACCAGCCCGATCTCGAATTGTTTGCCTTTGCAAACCGGGAGCGGTTGAACCAGATGCCCGGTCTTCTCGTCTCCGTCAGCCTCGCGGCCGCATTTCCCGATACGCTCGACGAGGCCCGCGGTTATGTCCGTACCTTTCTTGAAGCCACGCACTGGAAACCGGCGCAGACCATCCTGGTCGCCGGAGCGGTGAAGCCCGGCAATTATGACTGGTTCCAGAAATCGGCCCTGCTGGAAGGCGATCTTGCGGGACATCTCAATGAAGACCTGCAGGAGATGCGCGAATTCACCGACTGGGAGACATTGAAACGGACGGTCACGGAATTCACCGGTTCCTGA
- a CDS encoding cyclic nucleotide-binding domain-containing protein: MSLAQDIAILKQIPMLSDFQDDQLRLLAFSAESMDYHDGQRLFEENERADGGLVITSGTVVLLKKKEDSFEEVDRLGAGTLIGQTALLTESRRPCRADAVGTVSIIRIRRALFKRMIQEYPELARRLFEQHSLKYRATIAALRPIGDKMAELEQLNAERRLRDDAKGE, encoded by the coding sequence ATGAGCCTTGCCCAGGACATTGCGATTCTCAAACAAATCCCGATGCTCTCGGATTTTCAGGACGATCAGCTGCGCCTGCTCGCCTTTAGTGCCGAGAGCATGGATTATCACGACGGACAGCGTCTCTTCGAAGAGAACGAGCGCGCTGACGGCGGTCTTGTCATCACAAGCGGAACGGTTGTCCTTCTGAAAAAGAAAGAGGACAGCTTCGAGGAAGTCGACAGGCTCGGCGCGGGCACGCTCATCGGCCAGACGGCGCTCCTGACAGAAAGCAGGCGGCCGTGCCGTGCCGATGCGGTCGGGACGGTCAGCATCATCCGCATCCGGCGCGCGCTCTTCAAGCGCATGATCCAGGAATATCCCGAACTCGCCCGCCGGCTCTTCGAACAGCATTCGCTCAAGTACCGCGCCACGATTGCGGCCCTGCGCCCGATCGGCGACAAGATGGCGGAACTCGAACAGCTCAACGCCGAACGGCGCCTCCGGGATGATGCCAAGGGAGAATGA
- the leuD gene encoding 3-isopropylmalate dehydratase small subunit, producing the protein MEKFETLTGVAAPMPIVNIDTDMIIPKQFLKTIKRTGLGTALFHEMRTNDDGSENVDFVLNKAAYRDAKILIAGDNFGCGSSREHAPWALLDFGIRCVISTSFADIFYNNCFKNGILPVEVSEDELETLLHAAERGANFTLTIDLENQEIRGLESGDIAFKIDHFRKHCLINGLDDIGLTMAKSEQIDTFEGNLGESRPWV; encoded by the coding sequence ATGGAAAAATTTGAAACCCTGACCGGTGTTGCGGCACCCATGCCGATCGTGAACATTGACACCGACATGATCATTCCGAAGCAGTTCCTGAAAACGATCAAGCGGACCGGCCTCGGCACCGCCCTGTTTCACGAAATGCGGACCAATGACGACGGCTCCGAGAATGTCGATTTCGTTCTGAACAAGGCGGCGTATCGCGATGCCAAGATCCTGATTGCCGGCGACAACTTCGGCTGCGGCTCGTCGCGCGAACATGCGCCCTGGGCCCTGCTGGATTTCGGCATCCGCTGTGTCATCTCAACGTCTTTCGCAGACATTTTCTATAACAACTGTTTCAAGAACGGCATTCTGCCGGTCGAAGTGTCCGAAGACGAACTGGAAACGCTGCTGCACGCGGCAGAGCGCGGCGCAAACTTCACCCTGACGATCGACCTGGAAAACCAGGAAATCCGGGGCCTTGAAAGCGGCGATATCGCCTTCAAGATCGACCATTTCCGCAAACACTGCCTGATCAACGGCCTCGACGACATCGGCTTGACCATGGCCAAGTCCGAACAGATCGACACGTTTGAAGGCAACCTTGGCGAAAGCCGCCCCTGGGTGTGA